A stretch of DNA from Dokdonia sp. PRO95:
GTAGTATAATTATAAAAAAGTTAGTTTTCATTTTCTTAAAATTTTAATTGTACGTTAAAACCGTAGCTTTTTGTTGATGGAAGAGATCCCCCTTCAGAACCTTGAATGTTACCACTTCCTGATGTAGCCACTTCTGGGTCGAAGTTATCATTATCAAGACCCCAGACACCTAAGTTTCTACCAAAAGCAGATACCATTACATCAGATACTCCTAGGTTTTTAATCCAGTCAGTAGGTAATCTGTAGCTAAGAGAAACTTCTCTTAGTTTAATGTAATCAGCATCGAACACATTGGCTGCATCTGGCCCAAAAAAGTAGTCAGTACCCTCTTGTTGTGCAGAGATGACTTGTGTGTTTTCTGCAGTGTCTGTAACCGTGTAATTGCCATTTGCATCATAAGTTACTGTTCCTGTTACACCTTCTAAAACTGTTCCTACTTCACGCTTATTATCGGTAGCTGTTTGTTCAAGAATACCAGAATAGTTACCCCATATGTTAGTTAAAGATCTGTATTTTCCACCTTCTTGGATATCGACTAAAAATCCTAAGCTTAGATTTTTATAGCGGAAAGTATTTCTAATTCCTAAATTAAAATCAGGTAAAATTGTTCCTAAATTTTCTTGATCTTGAGTCTCTGCAAAACTTCCATTAGAGTTAACTACTTTATTTCCTTGATCATCAAAAACAAAATTCGTTCCTCTTATAATTCCATAAGGTTCACCTACAACAGCGTTTAGGGTTACTGAGTTAAATGGAAAGCCTGCGATTTGTAAAGATTCGACTCCATCAATTAATTCAATTAACTCATTGTTATTTTTAGAGAAGTTGAATGTTGTGTCCCAAGAAAAATCTTCTGTTTGAATAACAGTTGCATTTAATAAAGCTTCAATACCTCTATTTCTCAATGTTCCACCATTTGTAAATGTTGAAGAGAAACCAGTAGCGGGGTCAACTTGAACTGGTGTAATTAGGTTGGAAGTTTCTTCGTTATAGTAGGTAAGGTCGAAGCTTATACGATTTTGTAAAAATGCCATTTCTAGACCAAATTCGTAGGTGTTCTTGAATTCTGGTTCCAGATTTGGATTTTGACTTGTATTAGATGTACTAAAAGGTACATCTCCCAAGAATGGAATTGAAGCACTAAATATTGTTGCTAGTGAATATGGGTCAGTATCACTTGCGACCTCGGCATATCCACCACGTATTTTACCAAACGAAAGCCATTCAGCCTCAATAAGATTAGAGAATACAAGACTACCATTTACACTTGGATAAAAGAATGAAGCGTTATCCGCTGGTAGTGTTGATGACCAATCATTTCGTCCTGTAAAAGTTAAATAAGCAAAATTGTCATATCCTAAAGATACTGATCCAAATACGCTGTTAACACGTTTTCTTGAATCAAACTCTGTTGCTTGTGCTGGATCTGCAGAGTTACTTATTGTGTAAAGTCCTGGGACTACAAGTCCTCCCGAAGTTGCTGCAGAAAGTCGATGGAATTCAGCATCCCTTCTGTTTGTACCTAGAAAAGTATTAAGACTCACTTTGTTATCAAAGAATTTTTTATCATAGTGAACGCGGGCTTCATAGTTTATTTCTTCGAAATCACGATCTGATTCGGCGTAACCTGCGACACCTTGAGAACCAACAGCTACACGTTCATTTATTCTAAAGTCATATGTATCTGCATAAACTTTACCTACAACATAGAGATCGTCGGTAAAATTATAAGTTGCACCTAGATTCCCGTACCAACGAGTTCTTTTGTCTTTTGCTGTGTTTTCATATAAAGTCCAGTAAGGGTTATCGGAGTATCTAGGATTTCCGTTTGTAGCAGAAATTCTGTTCCAAGGTCTTTGTGATCCATCAGCGAGTTTGTAGTCTCTCAAGCGACCATAATCAAGTGAAGTTTGTCCAAATTGGTAAAGCTGTTGAACTACACCTGCACCAGTATATCCAGAAGCTGGTCTGTTAAAACCTTCGGTAACTGTTAAATTCACAATCGCTTCAACTTTAAGCTTATCAGAAATCTGACTAGAAGCATTAAAATTTATTGAGTTTTTTCTCAGATTAGAGTTAGGAACAATACCATCTGTTCTCGTATTGTTAGCACTTAAACGCATTGTTGACTTATCTGTTCCTTGAGAGAATGATACGCCATTGTTATAAGAAACACCAGTATCCCAAAATGAGTCAATGTTATTTTTAGGTGCAGACCAAGCACGAGTTTGAAGAAAATCATCTTCAAATTCCGGATCAAACGCATCCCAGTGTAACACTTGTTGTCCTTCAAATCTAGGACCCCATGATTCATCAGTACCGTAGTCTACTACGTCATATGTAGTGCCATTTATCGTAGCTTGATTAAATCCAGCTTGGCCTATAGTACTTGCATCACCAGCACCTCCTCCGTAGAGTTTTTGAATTTTAGGGAGAATATTAACTGTTTCAAATGTGATTCCTGAGTTTACCGTAACTTCAGCTCTTCCTTTTTTTCCAGATTTTGTAGTGATGAGAATCACACCATTACTTGCTCTAGATCCATAAAGTGCTGCTGCTGGCCCCCCTTTAAGAACGTTCATTGTAGCAATGTCATCTGGATTGATGTCAAATCCAGCATCGCCATAATCTCTACCACCACCACCAGATTGGGTAGATGAAGAGTTGTAGTTACTATTATCTAATGGTATACCATCTACAACAATAAGAGGTCTATTTTCACCCGTTATTGATGATGCACCACGAATTACAATTCTTGTAGAACCTCCTAAGTTACCGGTAGCATTAGAAATTTGTACACCGGCCACTTTTCCTGATATTGAGTTAAGTGCATTTGGGTTTCTAGTTTCCGCAATTTCTTCGCCGGAAACTTCTTGAGTTGAGTATCCTAGTGATTTTTTCTCTCTAGAAATACCTAAGGCTGTGATTACCACCTCGTCTAGCGCATCTCCAGCAGCTAGCGTTACATTGATAGTTGAAGAAGTACCAACTACTATAGTTTGGTCTGTAAATCCAACATAAGTAAATACAAGAGATTGCCCTTGTTCTGCCTCTATTGAGTAATTACCATCAAAATCTGTTTGAGTACCTGTGTTAGTTCCTTTTAAAAGAACATTTGCTCCTGGAAGTGGTACGCCGGTATCGTCTTTCACCGTTCCAGTCACTGTTAATTGTGCAAACGAAACTTGCACTACAAACGCTAGTAGTAGCGTTAAAATTCCACTAAACTTTGTTTTCATTTTTATAAATTATTTGAATTAGCCATTCCAAATAAAGTCATAAAGAAATCTAATTAATACGCTTTTAACGAAATTGGCAATGACTTAACAAAAAAGTGATATTTTGATGGTTTGTTTAACATATGTAGTTCTTAATGAATTGTTAAGGCTCAATATTGTTTCTTAAAATTTAACAATATGAGATTTGCTAATAAGTTTTGTTTAACATTTCATAATTCTTTTTTAATTGAAGATTGTGAATGAATATTCCTTTAATTATTGTTTTTCTGTACAGTGCAGCCCCTTTTTTTTGAATGGAATTAATGATCTTTTTCTTCTTAATAGAGTGTGCTTGTCATTTTGATTGAGTGTTATTAATTGTTTCTCAGTTAAATCTGTTGCTCTACTTTATCGTTTTCGCGAAAGCAGTGTTATAAGAATTGGATTATTTGGTTTATTGGGTATAAAAAAAGCTCGAAACAATTAAGTTTCGAGCTCTAATTTTGTTTGATTAACAACTATATACTAATCTTAGTAACCAGTATTTTGAGTTAAACCTGATAATTCAACTTCCCTGGCTGGGATAGGTAGAATTGTTTTGTTAGCTCCAGCAGCAGATTCTGCTTCTTGTGGCATACCAGGTCTTCTTAGACTTAGGTTGTTTCTCAATAAATCCATTCTACGTTGCCCTTCAAAGGCAAGCTCTTTACGACGTTCGTTGAGAATGTTATCTAATGTAAGAGATGTTAAAGCAGGAAGGCCAGCACGATCTCTTAGATCATTAATATCTGTAAGAGCTGACGCTCCAATGGACGATCCATTTCTAAAGTTTGCTTCAGCTCTTGTTAAGTATGCTTCGGTTACACGTAATACAGGAGCATTATCTGAGTTGTTATTTCCATCAGGGAATTTAGAGGTGAAAAGTCTGTCTTCTCCAGTTGCTGATGTTCCTGTTTGCGTCAATAAGAAACGAGCATCGTCTGCTTCTTCTTCGTAAGCTGCAATAAGGTTGTCCGAGAAAGGGGCATCACCTCTTCCTGCTGGTGCTGGGTTTGTTAATCCAGAAAAACCTTGACCAGAATCTTGACCGTCAGCACCAGTATTAACCAGAGTGAAGAAAAACTCAGAAGATTGTGTGTCATAAAAACCGTAATCACTAGCTAACTCAAATTCAGGATTAGTTATAGCATCATTGGCTAATGTAGCAGCTTCAGCAAAACGTTCTTGATAAAGGTACAAACGAGCTAATAGCGCTTGTGCAGCTCCTTTAGTTGCGCGAGAGTTGTCATCATTATTTAATACAGCGATAGCATCTACCAAATCTTGCTCAATCTGCGTGTGTACTTCTCCTAAAGTTGCGCGCTGAGGGAATTCTATCCCCGAAATAATAGTAGGTTCAGTAACTAAAGGAACAGATAGTGAACTAGCACCGCCTATCTGTAAAGGCTGTCCAAATAGATTCGCAAGCTTAAAATAAGTAAGGGCTCTTAAAAATTTTGCTTCTGCAATGAATTGATTTCTAGTTTCATCTGCAAAAGTTGCGTCTTCTACACCTGGTACGAATGCTATTATGTTATTTGCAGCTCCAATAACTTCATAGTTGTCATCATATATAGAAAAAACTGAGCCATTATCTGATAACGTTGTGTAAGTCCTCACATCATTAAACGTAGGGAAAGATCCAACAAAATCAATGTTGTCTGCTTGCCATTCACTAAGTAGTGTAGATGTCCCATTAAGAACATCATCCTGTTGAGAAAGGCTGTAAAGTCCGGTAACTGCTCCGCGTACACCAGCTTCACTTGCAAATACTTGCTCTACTGATTGGCTATCTTCCGGAAGTAATTCTAATTTGCTTTCGCATGCTACTAGTCCAGTTACGGCTAGTGCTAAAGCTAATTTTTTATATGTTTTCATATGTGTGTTTTTTAAAATTGGAATGTAGCTCCAAATAAGAATGATTTAGATTGTGGAGGTGTAAAGAAAGTTTCTCCTTGACCTAAAGCAGCACTAGTGTCTGTAACTTCAGGGTCGATACCTGTCAAATCATCACCTTTTATAGTTAATAAGTTAGTTGCTGTAGCATATAGTCTTATGCTTTTGAAAAATTCTAAAGCTCCTAATGCTTCTTGACCTAATGTATATCCAAGAGTTACATTTTTCATTCTCAAGAATGATCCATCTCTTAATTGTAGGGTAGATCTTTGGGCGAATGTTCCAAAAGTTGGGCTGTCAAATGCTGGTACGTAAGCATTGTCTCCTGGTTGAGTCCAAACGTCAAGTACCGCTGTTCTGTGGTTAAAACTAGCAGAAGCAGCATTATCTGTAAAACGTAAACCATCAATGAAAATGTCATTACCAACACTAAAGTTAGCTAATATATTTAGATCAAAATTCTTGTATTTGAATGTGTTTGTGATACCTCCTACAAAATCAGGATTTGCATCACCAGCTATTACTCGATCATCAGGAGTTGGAGAGGTAGTAAGGTTTCCATCTCTGTCTAACCACTCTGCATCACCAGTTTGGCTATTTACCCCATTATATCTCACTAAGAAGAATGTGTTGACAGATTCTCCAACGATTGCTCTTTGTGATGCAGATCCAGCAATAAATTCTCTTCCTTGACTATCAACTGCAGCACCAGGTAAAGAGATTACTTCGTTTTCGTTAATTCCAACATTAATACTCGTTGTCCAAGAAAAATCTCTTCCTCTAAAGTTGTCTGTGGTCAAGCTAATATCAAAACCTCTATTTTCAATTTCTCCAACGTTAGCCGGCCTTGTGTTAGGTCCTGAAAATGCAGAAACAGATACTGGTACGAATAATATAAGATCGTCTGTATTCTTTTTGTAATAATCAACTCCCAGTGTAATTCTGTTATTTAAGAATGATCCTGAAATTCCAATATCAAATGACTTTGAGCGTTCCCATTTCAAATCTGGGTTTCCAAGTGAACCCGGTGCTAGTCCAGCGTTGTTATTGTATTGCCCTCCAATACCACCAGCATAAGTGGCAAGAGAAGGGAAGTTACCTATACGATCATTACCATTTGTTCCATAACTACCTCTTAATTTAAGATTGTTTATCCAAGAAACGTCCTCTAAAAATTTCTCTTCAGAGAGATTCCAACCTGCACCAATTGCAAAAAAAGTTCCAAAACGGTTGTTAGCTCCGAATCTTGAAGAGCCATCTCTTCTAAGTGATCCTTCTAGGATGTACTTATCATCGTATGCGTAATTTGCTCTAGCAAAGTAACCTACAAGGCTATTAGCAGTGGCACTCGATGTAGTTGATGTTTTTTCTGCAGCAGAAGTTACGTTGATATCTGAGTCGCTAACAAATCCTGTTCCAGCTACGAATGATTGTCTAATCGTATTTTCTTCGAATGAAGTTCCAACTAAGGCTCCAAAATCGTGCTTTTCTCCAAATGTTTTTTGGAAGTTAAGAGTATTTGTACTTACCCATCTATTATCTTGCGCGTAGAAATCTGATGCACTACCACCTGGAGTGTTTATTTCGAAACTTCTTCTTTGCTCTTCAATAAGTACTCTATCAATACCAAATGAGGTTGTGAAACTTAAGTAGTCAGTAATATCTGCTGTTAAGTTTACATTTCCTGTTGTTCTTGTTTGATCAAGTTTGTTTATATCTAAAGTCTCTATCGCAATAGTATTTTGAATAAAACCAGTATTTACGAATGCACCTTCTTCATCTCTTGGTTGTACCCATGGGCGAATAAGATATGAAGATGTAAGAGGAGCTGCTGTGTTATTTTCAGCACCTACACGGTCAAATACACTATTTGAAATACCCATGTTAGCCGAAATGTTTAACCAATCTTTAGCTTGATGGTTAATGTTAATTCTTCCAGCGCGTCTATCTAGAGCGTTTCCAATGATGAAACCATCCTCGTTTTTAAAATTAGTGCTTATGAAAAAGGATGTTTTTTCACTACCTCCGCTTACAGAAGCGTCAATGTTTTTTGAAATTCCAGAGCGTGTTACTCCGTCAATCCAATCAAAATCTCCTTGTGGTAAATCATCAGTTGTGATATCACCGAAATATCCAGCGTCTACAGCGTATTGTCTATATTGATCACCACTTAACATGTTAAAGGTGTCAGTAGAATTTGATACAGCAGTACTTAAGTTAAGAGTTACTGTTGTGTCAGCTCCTTTTTTACCACTTTTAGTAGTGATTAAAACCACACCATTTGACCCTCTAGATCCATAAATTGCTGTTGCTGAGGCGTCTTTTAATACTGAAATATTTTCAATATCATTTGGGTTGATGTTTGCAAGTGGATTGAGTCCTTGATTTGCACCTTGATTAGATGACAAGTCTGTGTCATTTAGTGGTACGCCATCAACAACGAATAATGGTCTTGCACCTGATGATACAGAGGCTACACCACGGATTTTAATTGTTGGCGCTGCTCCTAGTACCCCAGAAGATTGAACTACTTGAACACCGGCTGCTTGACCTTGAAGTAGCTCTTGTGGAGAGTTTGCAGGAATATCCTTAAGTGCTTCCGAACCTATGCTAGCAACACTTTGAATACTTTTCTTTTTCGTTTGTGTTCCAAACGCTACAACTACCACTTCATCAAGTGAATTTCCAGCCTCTAAGCTTACGTTGATTGACGTTTGATTTCCGACTATAATGTCTTGCTGTTCAAATCCAACATAACTAAATGTTAGTACATCTGTTGATGATGCCTGAATTGAATAATTCCCATCAAAATCGGTTTGAGTTCCCACTGTAGAACCTTTAATGATTACTGTAGCTCCTGGGAGCGGACCATTTGCTTCGCTAACTGTACCTGTGACAGTCTTTTGCTGAGCAAACAGTGTAGTAGTGCATAATAGCACAAGCGCATAAAACGCTTTGAGTGTAACTGTTTTCATAAAAAAATTTGTTTATTTCTAGCAAAAATCTACAATATGATTATTTGATTCATAGCTATAAGTGTTAAAAAAATTAAGATAATTTAACTTTAACTTATCGTTAACTTTTTTTTGTGATAAGCACTTATCAAATTTAACTTTTTAGGTTTTGATTAGAATACTGATTTGCATAAATGGCAGCTGATATTTGGGCTTTTTTTAAAAATTCACCTCAAGAATTACATGAAGTTTAGTGTCTGAAAACGTAAAGGTCTGATTTTCAAATATGCCATTTGCAATGTTTAATTTTAATATACCTGCTTTCGTCTGAATCCCAGTCCCTAAGCCAAAACTGTAGAGTTTTTGTTTTGATTTCTCTATGTTATTTTCAAGGTATCCTAGGTCTAAAATTGAGTTTACGTAAATGCTTTTGTTGAGTTTATATCGATATTCCGTATTTAGAGTGTTGTAAAAGTTTGCGAGCAGACTATTTTCTTCAAATCCTCTCAATGTTAATATTCCGCCAAAGCGGTAGAGTTCATTTGTTAAAAATTGATCTGATATCAAAAATTGCGTGGTGTTTTTTGCAAATATTGAGTGTTTGTCATTTAATGTAAATTCATTTTCTAGTATTCCAGTAAACGATATTTGTTTGTTAACGTTTTCTGTAACTACTCTATTTCCAAATGAAGTCCTAATGTGAAGGCGCTTTTTTGTTGGGAAAAATGTATCTGACGATAGTTTTTGGTGGGTAAATGAAGCAGTAAATCTTTTGAAGTTGTAATCTTTAAGATTTGTTGTGGTAGTGGTATTCTCAACTAGGTTTTCTGATTGTTCAGATATCATTCCTATTGTGAGTTGGTTTTTTAAGTTTAGTTGATAGACTAGGTCTAAAGATTGCTGTGTTGTAGAAAATGTGCTGTCTTTTCTAAAGAGGTTGAGGGATGCCTCAATACCTAACGGAGTCTTGAGAATATAGGGGAGTTTAGTTTTTAGGTGTAATTGTGATTGGTCCCTTCCGTCTGCTTTGTAATTTAAAATGAAAGTTTCGCCGTAGTTAAAGTTATTCGTAAGCAATAGATCTAGATATCCATTCAGCTCTATAGAATTGTCTTCTTGGTTTGTGAATCCCAAAAAGCCATCAAATTTGTTCTGGTTTTTGCGTTCTAAATATAGATAGACTGTTGTGCTATCAGGTGTGAAAAGAACTTGCGGGGCTTTTGTTTGACTTACAAAAGGGATGGATGCGATTTTCAAATTCTGCTCGTTGAGTTTTTCGCGGTTGAAAAGATCTCCTTCCTTTAATTTGATGCTATGTTTAATGAAACTCTTAGGTATGTTGGTGTAACCTTCAATTTTTATTTTGTCAATGGTTCTGTTTTTCTTTAACTCAAGAATGAGATTTCCGTTGAGGTGGTGTTGATCTGTTTTGGTGATGTTTTTTATTTGAAAGGTAGCAAAAGGGTATCCATTATTTGAAGCTATTGAACTTAATCTTTTAAGGTACGCTTTCGCGAAAGCGGTCTCTATCTTTATGCTGTCTTCAGTGATTTTGTATCCAGTCTGGGTGATATACTGCCGTAGTACCTCTTTATGGTCAATTTTTAGATGTAAGAAAGGGTAGTGGGTGTTGAGATGGAAGACAGCTAGATATAATGAGTCGTTTGTAGTAGTTAGGTTATAGGTGTTGTCTAGGTATCCTAATTCCTTTAACTGGTTGCTTAGAAGCTGAAGTTCTTGAGAAGCAGATGGTTTGTCCTTGAATATAGTTTTGTATTTGAGGTCGGATAGAATGTTTGATTCTGATGCGAGCTCAGTAATTACTTTTAATTGTATCCCTGCTTCATTTTTTTGCGCAGACATATGCTGTCCAAATAGAGATGCAATTATAAATAGGTATATTAATTTCAAGTAGATTTGTTTGGCTTGTTTTTAAACGGTATTAATGTAGCGAAAGTATGTTAGTTTTTTGGTATTCAGAACTTTTTCTGAATTTTAATCAAAGTAGGTTTGATGTTTAGTAAAATATTCTTACTTTTGCAAACCCTAAAATTGGGTAGATTAAGAAAATTAACAATTAGGTAGAAAGAAATTATGCCAACAATTTCACAATTAGTACGTAAAGGAAGAACCAAGATTACCAAGAAGAGTAAATCTGCTGCCCTTGAATCGTGCCCACAACGACGTGGCGTATGTACTCGTGTTTACACGACTACACCTAAAAAACCAAACTCGGCTATGCGTAAAGTTGCGCGTGTTCGTTTAACAAATGGTAAAGAGGTGAATGCATACATCGGTGGTGAAGGACACAATTTACAAGAGCACTCGATAGTATTGGTAAGAGGTGGAAGGGTAAAGGATTTGCCAGGAGTTAGATATCACATTGTACGTGGAGCCTTAGACACCGCTGGTGTTGCAGGAAGAACGCAATCGAGATCTAAGTATGGTGCAAAACGCCCTAAGAAGTAAATCAACAACACTTTAAGAAGAAGTAATGAGAAAAAAACAGGCCAAGAAGAGACCAATTCTTCCAGATCCAAAATTTAACGATCAGTTAGTGACTCGTTTCGTTAACATGATGATGTGGAGTGGTAAGAAGTCTACTGCATTCAAAGTTTTTTATGATGCAATTGATATCGTAGAAGAAAAAAACACAAATGAAGAGAAAACTGCTCTTGAATTGTGGAAAGATGCTTTGTCTAATGTGATGCCTCACGTAGAAGTACGTAGTCGTCGTGTAGGAGGGGCAACATACCAGATCCCAAACCAAATTCGCCCAGATCGTAAGATCTCTACGGCAATGAAGTGGTTAATTAGCTTTTCTCGTAAGAGAAATGAGAAGTCAATGGCTGCAAAACTTGCGGCAGAAATTCTTGCTGCTGCAAAGGAGGAAGGGGCTGCTGTAAAGAAGCGTGTTGATACACATAAAATGGCAGAAGCAAACAAAGCATTCTCACACTTTAGATTCTAAGAAATGGCAAGAGACTTAAAATTTACTAGAAATATTGGTATTGCAGCTCACATTGACGCTGGAAAAACTACGACAACAGAGCGTATCCTTTATTATACAGGTGTAAGTCACAAAATTGGTGAAGTACACGATGGTGCTGCAACAATGGACTGGATGGAGCAAGAGCAGGAGCGTGGTATTACAATTACCTCTGCTGCTACTACTTGTACTTGGAAGTTCCCAATGGAGAACGCACAAACACTTCCTGATACTAAGGATTATCACTTTAATATTATTGATACTCCTGGTCACGTTGATTTTACTGTAGAGGTAAATCGTTCTTTGCGTGTGCTTGATGGTTTAGTATTCTTGTTTAGTGCTGTTGATGGTGTTGAGCCACAATCAGAAACTAACTGGAGACTTGCAGATAATTATAAAGTTCCACGTATTGGATTTGTAAATAAAATGGATCGTCAGGGTTCAAACTTCTTAGAGGTCTGTACGCAGGTTAAAGAAATGTTAGGTTCAAATGCTGTGCCTATCGTTCTTAACATTGGTGACGAGGAAGATTTTAAAGGTATCGTAGATCTTGTTAAGAATCGTGCTATTGTATGGCATGAGGAAGGAATGGGAGCAACATTTGATGTTGTTGATATTCCAGATAACCTTAAAGAAGAAGCAAGAATGCTTCGTGGTAAACTTATTGAAGAAGTTGCTGCGTATGATGAGGACTTGCTAGAAAAATACATGGAAGATGAGGATTCAATTACAGAAGATGAAGTGCATGCTGCTCTTCGTGCTGCTGTAATGGATATGTCTATCATTCCTATGATCTGTGGATCTGCATTTAAGAACAAGGGTGTTCAATTCCTTCTTGATGCAGTATGTCGTTACTTACCTTCTCCAATGGATAAGGAAGGTATCGTGGGTGTTAATCCAAACACAGAGAAAGAAGAATTACGTAAGCCAGATGTAAAAGAGCCTTTTGCTGCACTTGCATTTAAAATTGCAACAGACCCTTTTGTAGGGCGTCTTGCATTTTTTAGAGCGTACTCAGGTCGTTTAGATGCTGGATCTTATGTTTTGAATAACCGTTCAGGTAAGAAAGAACGTATCTCTCGTATATATCAAATGCATGCTAATAAGCAAAATGCAATCGATCATATTGAGGCTGGAGATATTGGTGCTGCTGTAGGATTTAAGTCTATAAAGACTGGTGATACTCTATCAGACCAAGAACATCCAATAGTACTTGAGTCTATGGACTTCCCAGATCCAGTAATTGGTATCGCGGTAGAGCCAAAGACGAAGGCAGATGTAGATAAGCTTGGAATGGGATTAGCAAAACTTGCTGAAGAAGACCCAACATTTACAGTGCGTTCTGATGAGGCTTCAGGTCAAACAATTATATCAGGAATGGGTGAGCTTCACTTAGATGTAATTGTAGATCGTCTTAAGAGAGAATTTAAAGTAGAGGTAAGCCAAGGTCAACCTCAGGTTGAGTATAAAGAGGCTATTACTCGTGCAGCAGATCACAGAGAGACTTATAAAAAGCAATCTGGTGGACGTGGTAAATTTGCAGATATTGTATTTACAATTGAGCCAGCA
This window harbors:
- the rpsL gene encoding 30S ribosomal protein S12 — encoded protein: MPTISQLVRKGRTKITKKSKSAALESCPQRRGVCTRVYTTTPKKPNSAMRKVARVRLTNGKEVNAYIGGEGHNLQEHSIVLVRGGRVKDLPGVRYHIVRGALDTAGVAGRTQSRSKYGAKRPKK
- the rpsG gene encoding 30S ribosomal protein S7, producing the protein MRKKQAKKRPILPDPKFNDQLVTRFVNMMMWSGKKSTAFKVFYDAIDIVEEKNTNEEKTALELWKDALSNVMPHVEVRSRRVGGATYQIPNQIRPDRKISTAMKWLISFSRKRNEKSMAAKLAAEILAAAKEEGAAVKKRVDTHKMAEANKAFSHFRF
- the fusA gene encoding elongation factor G; this encodes MARDLKFTRNIGIAAHIDAGKTTTTERILYYTGVSHKIGEVHDGAATMDWMEQEQERGITITSAATTCTWKFPMENAQTLPDTKDYHFNIIDTPGHVDFTVEVNRSLRVLDGLVFLFSAVDGVEPQSETNWRLADNYKVPRIGFVNKMDRQGSNFLEVCTQVKEMLGSNAVPIVLNIGDEEDFKGIVDLVKNRAIVWHEEGMGATFDVVDIPDNLKEEARMLRGKLIEEVAAYDEDLLEKYMEDEDSITEDEVHAALRAAVMDMSIIPMICGSAFKNKGVQFLLDAVCRYLPSPMDKEGIVGVNPNTEKEELRKPDVKEPFAALAFKIATDPFVGRLAFFRAYSGRLDAGSYVLNNRSGKKERISRIYQMHANKQNAIDHIEAGDIGAAVGFKSIKTGDTLSDQEHPIVLESMDFPDPVIGIAVEPKTKADVDKLGMGLAKLAEEDPTFTVRSDEASGQTIISGMGELHLDVIVDRLKREFKVEVSQGQPQVEYKEAITRAADHRETYKKQSGGRGKFADIVFTIEPADEGVVGLQFESVIKGGNVPKEFIPSIEKGFKMAMQNGPLAGYEVDAIKVTLKDGSYHDVDSDQLSFELAAKLGFKNSAKAAKAVIMEPIMKLEVITPEENMGDIVGDLNRRRGQMASMGDRAGAKTIKATVPLSEMFGYVTTLRTLSSGRATSTMEFSHYEETPANIAAEVIAASKGTND